Proteins encoded by one window of Salvia splendens isolate huo1 chromosome 7, SspV2, whole genome shotgun sequence:
- the LOC121742488 gene encoding putative protein FAR1-RELATED SEQUENCE 10 isoform X1, which produces MVSVQSKSVWMKRQQCPCGDWKCFVTYEGNTEEGSVGPQLIKNDLGPTETMVSPYVGMVFKSDDEAFEYYGSFARNSGFSIRKERSRLSPQLGVYKRDFVCYRSGFAPPRKKQAGELQRERKSVRCGCDAKMYLSKEVVEGDSQWFVVQFSNVHNHELLEDDQVRLLPAYRKIHEADQERILLLSKAGFPINRIVKVLELEKGIQGGQLSFLERDVRNFIQNRKKVVQENDALLTEKRENDTVDVLAACRANKEADPFFVYDVAFDENDKVENVAWSFSDSIHAYDMFGDVVYFDSTYSSMVYGMIFGAWFGIDNHGKVLFFGCALMQDETPQSLAWSLQAFLRFMKGRYPQTIITDIDPGLREAIRNEMPNTKHVISFHNILPRMSCWFSPPLGPRFSRFKYEFEELCHVETTDEFEFRWNQMVSNFELNSDKHIVLLFSLRMCWSLPYIRGCFLARMDSPSYWKSLDVILKEVIKTQTCLRGLSEQTGLLSSNYRLKSHDQTQYMHLKTCLPIEENARSVLTPFAFDRLQQEMVLTLQYAASEMANGSFLVQHFKKVDGERLVIWIPEDEQIHCSCKEFESTGILCRHALRVLLFKNHFQLPSKYLLNRWCQESSLFCYNGESNIKMKDEWYNEFHSLTGNLFSEAMLTKERFDFVHRELTKEIARLTSQVRDMPAGDEGVTGVTLSPTNAL; this is translated from the exons ATGGTGTCTGTACAGTCTAAGAGTGTTTGGATGAAAAGGCAGCAATGCCCATGTGGTGACTGGAAATGTTTTGTAACATATGAGGGAAACACCGAAGAAGGTAGTGTTGGGCCTCAATTAATCAAAAATGATTTGGGACCAACCGAAACTATGGTGTCTCCGTACGTTGGGATGGTGTTTAAGAGTGACGACGAAGCGTTTGAGTATTACGGGAGTTTTGCTAGGAATAGTGGATTTTCGATCAGGAAAGAGAGGTCTAGGTTGAGTCCTCAATTGGGTGTTTACAAGAGGGATTTTGTTTGCTACAGGTCAGGCTTTGCGCCTCCTAGGAAGAAACAAGCTGGAGAACTTCAGAGGGAAAGGAAATCTGTTAGGTGTGGTTGTGATGCTAAAATGTACTTGTCTAAAGAGGTTGTAGAGGGGGATTCTCAGTGGTTCGTTGTACAATTCAGTAACGTGCACAATCACGAGCTTTTAGAGGATGATCAAGTTCGTCTGCTCCCAGCCTATCGCAAAATTCATGAGGCAGACCAAGAACGGATTCTTCTTCTTTCAAAAGCTGGTTTTCCGATCAACCGAATTGTCAAGGTGCTAGAGCTGGAAAAGGGGATTCAGGGCGGACAGCTGTCATTTTTGGAAAGAGATGTCAGGAATTTCATCCAAAACCGCAAGAAAGTTGTACAAGAGAACGATGCTTTATTAACtgagaaaagagaaaatgacACCGTGGATGTTCTTGCAGCCTGCCGGGCAAATAAAGAGGCAGATCCATTTTTTGTCTATGATGTTGCTTTTGATGAAAATGATAAAGTCGAGAATGTTGCTTGGTCTTTTAGTGATTCTATTCATGCCTACGACATGTTTGGTGATGTTGTTTACTTTGACTCGACATATAGTTCAATGGTGTATGGTATGATTTTTGGAGCATGGTTTGGCATTGACAACCATGGAAAAGTTCTCTTCTTTGGTTGTGCATTGATGCAGGACGAGACCCCCCAGTCACTTGCTTGGTCTTTACAG GCTTTCCTCCGGTTCATGAAAGGAAGATATCCGCAAACAATTATAACTGATATTGATCCTGGTCTTAGAGAAGCCATCAGAAATGAAATGCCAAATACTAAGCATGTCATCTCCTTTCATAATATCCTGCCCAGGATGTCCTGCTGGTTCTCTCCCCCACTTGGGCCAAGGTTCTCTCGCTTTAAGTATGAATTTGAAGAGTTGTGCCATGTAGAAACTACTGATGAATTTGAATTTCGGTGGAATCAGATGGTTTCAAACTTTGAACTCAATTCAGATAAGCACATAgttttacttttctctctccgCATGTGTTGGTCTTTACCTTACATTAGGGGTTGCTTTCTTGCTAGAATGGATTCTCCATCATACTGGAAATCCTTAGATGTGATTTTGAAAGAAGTGATTAAGACACAGACCTGTTTGCGTGGCCTGTCGGAACAG ACAGGATTATTATCATCAAATTATAGACTGAAGTCACACGACCAGACACAGTATATGCATCTCAAAACATGCTTACCCATCGAAGAAAATGCACGCAGTGTTCTTACCCCTTTTGCATTTGACCGTTTACAACAAGAAATGGTGTTAACCTTGCAGTATGCTGCATCTGAAATGGCTAATGGTTCATTTCTTGTacaacatttcaagaaggtcgACGGTGAGCGTCTTGTGATATGGATACCAGAAGATGAACAAATCCACTGTTCCTGCAAGGAATTTGAGTCCACTGGAATTTTGTGCAGGCATGCACTTCGTGTGCTGTTATTTAAGAACCATTTTCAGCTTCCAAGCAAATATCTTTTGAATCGATGGTGCCAAGAAAGCTCATTATTCTGTTACAATGGAGAAAGTAACATAAAAATGAAGGATGAGTGGTATAACGAATTCCATTCTCTCACTGGGAATTTGTTCTCTGAAGCAATGCTGACAAAGGAGAGATTTGATTTTGTTCATAGAGAACTTACTAAAGAGATTGCAAGACTTACGAGTCAAGTGAGAGATATGCCTGCTGGGGATGAAGGAGTTACAGGTGTCACTCTGTCACCGACCAATGCATTGTAA
- the LOC121742488 gene encoding putative protein FAR1-RELATED SEQUENCE 10 isoform X2, producing the protein MVSVQSKSVWMKRQQCPCGDWKCFVTYEGNTEEGSVGPQLIKNDLGPTETMVSPYVGMVFKSDDEAFEYYGSFARNSGFSIRKERSRLSPQLGVYKRDFVCYRSGFAPPRKKQAGELQRERKSVRCGCDAKMYLSKEVVEGDSQWFVVQFSNVHNHELLEDDQVRLLPAYRKIHEADQERILLLSKAGFPINRIVKVLELEKGIQGGQLSFLERDVRNFIQNRKKVVQENDALLTEKRENDTVDVLAACRANKEADPFFVYDVAFDENDKVENVAWSFSDSIHAYDMFGDVVYFDSTYSSMVYGMIFGAWFGIDNHGKVLFFGCALMQDETPQSLAWSLQAFLRFMKGRYPQTIITDIDPGLREAIRNEMPNTKHVISFHNILPRMSCWFSPPLGPRFSRFKYEFEELCHVETTDEFEFRWNQMVSNFELNSDKHIVLLFSLRMCWSLPYIRGCFLARMDSPSYWKSLDVILKEVIKTQTCLRGLSEQTGLLSSNYRLKSHDQTQYMHLKTCLPIEENARSVLTPFAFDRLQQEMVLTLQYAASEMANGSFLVQHFKKVDGMHFVCCYLRTIFSFQANIF; encoded by the exons ATGGTGTCTGTACAGTCTAAGAGTGTTTGGATGAAAAGGCAGCAATGCCCATGTGGTGACTGGAAATGTTTTGTAACATATGAGGGAAACACCGAAGAAGGTAGTGTTGGGCCTCAATTAATCAAAAATGATTTGGGACCAACCGAAACTATGGTGTCTCCGTACGTTGGGATGGTGTTTAAGAGTGACGACGAAGCGTTTGAGTATTACGGGAGTTTTGCTAGGAATAGTGGATTTTCGATCAGGAAAGAGAGGTCTAGGTTGAGTCCTCAATTGGGTGTTTACAAGAGGGATTTTGTTTGCTACAGGTCAGGCTTTGCGCCTCCTAGGAAGAAACAAGCTGGAGAACTTCAGAGGGAAAGGAAATCTGTTAGGTGTGGTTGTGATGCTAAAATGTACTTGTCTAAAGAGGTTGTAGAGGGGGATTCTCAGTGGTTCGTTGTACAATTCAGTAACGTGCACAATCACGAGCTTTTAGAGGATGATCAAGTTCGTCTGCTCCCAGCCTATCGCAAAATTCATGAGGCAGACCAAGAACGGATTCTTCTTCTTTCAAAAGCTGGTTTTCCGATCAACCGAATTGTCAAGGTGCTAGAGCTGGAAAAGGGGATTCAGGGCGGACAGCTGTCATTTTTGGAAAGAGATGTCAGGAATTTCATCCAAAACCGCAAGAAAGTTGTACAAGAGAACGATGCTTTATTAACtgagaaaagagaaaatgacACCGTGGATGTTCTTGCAGCCTGCCGGGCAAATAAAGAGGCAGATCCATTTTTTGTCTATGATGTTGCTTTTGATGAAAATGATAAAGTCGAGAATGTTGCTTGGTCTTTTAGTGATTCTATTCATGCCTACGACATGTTTGGTGATGTTGTTTACTTTGACTCGACATATAGTTCAATGGTGTATGGTATGATTTTTGGAGCATGGTTTGGCATTGACAACCATGGAAAAGTTCTCTTCTTTGGTTGTGCATTGATGCAGGACGAGACCCCCCAGTCACTTGCTTGGTCTTTACAG GCTTTCCTCCGGTTCATGAAAGGAAGATATCCGCAAACAATTATAACTGATATTGATCCTGGTCTTAGAGAAGCCATCAGAAATGAAATGCCAAATACTAAGCATGTCATCTCCTTTCATAATATCCTGCCCAGGATGTCCTGCTGGTTCTCTCCCCCACTTGGGCCAAGGTTCTCTCGCTTTAAGTATGAATTTGAAGAGTTGTGCCATGTAGAAACTACTGATGAATTTGAATTTCGGTGGAATCAGATGGTTTCAAACTTTGAACTCAATTCAGATAAGCACATAgttttacttttctctctccgCATGTGTTGGTCTTTACCTTACATTAGGGGTTGCTTTCTTGCTAGAATGGATTCTCCATCATACTGGAAATCCTTAGATGTGATTTTGAAAGAAGTGATTAAGACACAGACCTGTTTGCGTGGCCTGTCGGAACAG ACAGGATTATTATCATCAAATTATAGACTGAAGTCACACGACCAGACACAGTATATGCATCTCAAAACATGCTTACCCATCGAAGAAAATGCACGCAGTGTTCTTACCCCTTTTGCATTTGACCGTTTACAACAAGAAATGGTGTTAACCTTGCAGTATGCTGCATCTGAAATGGCTAATGGTTCATTTCTTGTacaacatttcaagaaggtcgACG GCATGCACTTCGTGTGCTGTTATTTAAGAACCATTTTCAGCTTCCAAGCAAATATCTTTTGA